Genomic DNA from Desulfovibrio sp. JC022:
CCATTGCTGTGGACAGTGCCGCAGGGGAAGGGACCACCTTCTACATATCCCTTCCCTTTGCCATACCCGATTGCAAAACCTTGTATCATGAACAACCAGCCACCGAACCCAAAACTACAACCTCATTTGATAACTACCGTATCCTTATAGCTGAAGATGAAAAAGTGAACAGGCTTTATACCAAACAATTCCTTGAACAGCTTGGCTTCACAGTGGAAACGGTTACAGACGGGCAGCAGGTGCTGGATAAATTATTCTATGAGGATTTCAACCTTGTACTCATGGATGTACAGATGCCTGTGATGAACGGTATTGAAGCTACGCAGGCCATCAGACGCGGAGAAGCCGGGGCACACAACAAACGAATCCCGATCATCGCTATCACCGCCTATGCCATGCAGGGAGACCGGAACCGCTTCATTGAAGAAGGCATGAACGACTATATAGCAAAGCCGGTAGTCAAAGAGGAACTTCACAAAACAATCATGAAAACTTTGCAACGGGGTTAACCTGAAGAACTACGCCAGCATAACAGGTTGACGAACAACATCTATAAGTGAAATACATTCTTTTATGGGGATAAATACGGGGAATTTTAAAAATCTGGGAAACTCTTATGAAGAGGGTTCCAATGCCGCCCTGCTCTCGGCGATTGCCCGGAGCGCGGAAGAACTCACATCCGGCAAAGGCTGGCCTGACGGGGTAAACGACCTTCTGGCTGCTCTGGGCCGAGCCACAGGGGTGAGCCGGGTCTGGATCTTCCAGACTATCGCAGTAACTGACACCCACATTACCCAGAACTACACTTTTGAATGGGCAGCCGCCCCTCGTTATAAACAACTGGGTATGCCCATGTTCAGTATGTTTACCAACAAGATCGAGCGCCCGGAATACCGGGAGACCATCCAGAGCAGGTTGCGCGGAGAATGGCAAAAGATTGTCACCAACCAGTTGCAGCCGGGCTGGCTGAGGGACAGTCAGGAAATTCAGAAAATCAAATCCATGCTGACCATTCCGGTCATGGTTGAAAATCAGTGGTGGGGAACCCTCGGTTTTGACGATTGTGAACGGGCCTACGACTGGTCGGACGTGGAAATAGCCCTGCTAAAAACAGCCGGATACCTTATTTCAAACGCAGTACTGCGCGACAGGCTCAGTGCCAAACGCAGGCAGTTCAGCATTCTCAAGCAGCTTACGGACAGCAGCGTCTGGGAATTCGATTTCAAGACCGGACAGATCTGGTGCTCACCGGAACTTCTCCATTCTGTCCCGGTGCCCACTGAGAACATCCGCTTTTCACTACATCAGGCACTGCACATGATTCATCCGGAAGACCGCCGCCCGCTACTCTTCTCAGTCAGAAAATACCTCGAGGGCAACCGCCAAAAAGTATTCCGTTTTGATATGCGGCTTTTCACGGATTGCGGGGACCTGCGCTGGGTGGAATTGATAGGCAATACACGCAGTAACGAGGACGGCAAGCCGGAACAACTGGCCGGAATACTGATCGATATACGAAAACGTAAACGTGAGGAGGAGCGGCTACGCGAGGAAGCAGTCACCGATCCGCTCACCGGGGTTACCAACCGCCGGCTGTTCGAGCACCGTCTACAGGAGTTCATCGATTACTCCATCAACGAAGGAACTATTTTCACTCTACTCTTTTTTGACATCGACCATTTCAAAAAACTCAACGACAGCTACGGACATCAAGCCGGTGACCAGGGCTTGCGACACATAGTGGGAATATGCGAATCCCAGCTGCGCAGAAACGACCTGCTGGCCCGTATTGGAGGAGATGAATTTGCTCTGCTCCTGCCTGCAACGAATCAAGACACAGCCGTTACCATCGGTAAAAGACTTATCCGGGCAGTGGAGTCAACTCCTTTCAAATTCGAAGCAAACACCCACCACATGACCATAAGCATCGGACTGGCCTGCAATGAAGACAGACTTACAACCCCGGCGCAACTGATTGAAATCGCCGATGCCGCCCTTTATGAAGCAAAACAAAACGGACGGAACAGATTAGCGACCCTGACCGGCTGTATAATCCGCTAATCCGAACTGAACGAAATTTGACTTTTTAAAAAATACCGGATTAGTTAGACACAAACAAACACGCTGGAGGAGATATGATCACCAGAATCGGAGCTGCATTGATCATTGCAGTACTTATGATTTCTTCCCTTGGCTGTGCGAAAATCGGCAAAGCCACAGGTCAGGCCGTTAAGGAAGTCAAGGAAATGCCCGGCGAATTCCATGAAGGCTACAAAGAAGGCCGGAGTTCCAAAGAAGACAACATGTAGTTTTAACACATAATTTTGCAGACAAGGGGCTTTTAGCCCCTTTTTGCTTGATACAGAGTTTTTACGGACAAAATATGTCACAAATTGCTTTAATCACCGGAGCCAGCAAAGGCATCGGCGCGGCCATCGCCCTGCAACTTGCCGAAGACGGCTACGATATCTGGCTTAATTACCGTAGCGATGATGCAGGTGCGGAAAAAACAGCAGCAGCCATCCGCGAAATGGACCGAGAATGCACCCTGCTCAAATTCGACGTAACCGATGAGGAAGAGGTAGAGAACGCGCTATCCCCCCTGCTGCAAGCAGAAGTCCCCTACATCGTGGTCAACAATGCCGGGTTTGCACGGGATTCCATCATGATGATGATGTCTTCCGATGACTGGAACAAAGTGCTGCAAGTCCACCTAAGTGGTTTCTTCAATGTGACCAAACCTGTTGTTTCGCGCATGCTGCGCAAAAGGACCGGACGTATCATAAATATAGCCTCCACTTCCGGTGAAACCGGCGTAGCTGGACAGACCAACTATTCCGCTGCCAAAGCCGGACTCATCGGGGCCACCCGCTCGCTGGCTGTGGAAGTTGCCAAACGCAATATTCTGGTCAACGCGGTCACCCCCGGATTCATTGAAACGGATATGGTTGCTGAGCTTCCTGTGGACCAGATCAAACAACAGATTCCACTGAAAAGGCTGGGGACCCCTGAAGAAGTGGCCGGAGTGGTTTCATTTCTTTGCTCAGACAAGGCCGGCTACATCACCGGACAGACTATCGCTGTTAACGGCGGAATTCATACTTAAAGAAAACAACAAAAATAATTTTTCCTTAAAATAAATATGAATTTATTTTAAGAGCGTCATACTTAATTTCACGGAGTTTTTTACTTGCATAAAGTGGCAATAACAGGGATCGGAGCCATTTCGGTTCTGGGATCGGATCTTGAAACCATTGCGGACGCGCTCAGGAACGGGCGTTCGGGCATTGAAGTTGACGAGGAGCGGATCAAACTCGGCTTTGAAAGCCCGCTGACCGGAGTGATCAAGGATTTCAATCCCAAAAAATGGCTGGGCCGTAAGCAGCGCAAGACCATGCCCGACTTCGCGGTGCAAGCTTATGCCGCCGCCAAGCAAGCCCTTGCGCAATCCGGACTTGCTGAAGAAAACCTCCATAACGATGAAAGCGGGCTGATCTTCGGTTGTGATTCCAGCTGTATTGCCGCCCTTGAGCAGGTAGAACTGCTTAAGGAAAGGGGCGAAACCGCACTCATCGGCAGCGGCGCGGTTTTCCGTTCCATGACCTCCTGCGTAACCATGAACCTGAACACAATTTTCAAAACCCGCGGTGCAGCGTGGACAATCAGTTCAGCCTGCTCCAGCGGCGGGCATGCCGTGGGTCAGGCCGCAGGTCTCATTGCCATGGGCCAGCAGGAACGGATTATCTGCGGCGGCGCCCAGGAATTGAACTGGCAATCCATGTGCAGTTTTGACGGACTGGGTGCTTTCTCCGCCAAAACCGAAAATCCCGCACAAGCCAGCCGTCCTTTTGATAAAGAACGTGACGGTCTGGTGCCCAGTGGCGGAGCTGCCGCGATCATGCTGGAACGGTACGACCTTGCAGAAAAGCGCGGTGCTGAAATCCTCGGCACAGTCAGCGGTTACGGTTTTTCATCGGACGGTGAACACATTTCAGTTCCCGGACGCGAAGGGCTGGCAAGGGCCGGATCAAAAGCCATCAAACAGGCCGGCCTAACCCCGGCAGACATTGATTATATCTGCGCCCACGCCACAGCCACCCCGGCTGGTGACGGAGCAGAAGCCGCTAATATCAAAACGCTTTTCGGCGAGAGCTGCCCACGCATTTCATCTACCAAATCCATGACCGGGCACGAATTATGGATGTCCGGGGCCAGCCAAGTGGTCTACACCACGCTTATGAACCATTACGGCTTCACCGCGCCGAACATCAATTTCAGCGGTGGTGACGAAGAGACCGCCGGACTGAATATCCTTGCGCAAACCGACAGCACTCCGCCGCAAAAAGCCCTGCTCAATTCCGCAGGTTTCGGCGGCACCAACTCCTGCCTTGTGCTTGAATTCTGATGCATAATTACGATCAAATCGTTGTAGGCGCAGGCATTTCCGGCATGACCTCGGCCCTTTTGCTGGCAAAGCAAGGCTACAAGGTTGCGCTGGCGGAAGCCTTTCCCCTGCCCGGTCCCACAGTGCGCGGATTCAGCAGGCAGGGTATTCATTTTGAAACCGGAATCCATCTCATCGGCGGGATGGGTGATAGCGATCCGCTGGATATTTATTTCAAACATCTGGGCATCGGGGATGATCTTGTTAAAATTCCTTTCAAACAAGGCGGTTGCGACTGTTTCCGTTTTGAAAAGAGTGAACGCAAAATCTGCCTGCCCTATGGTTATGAGCGGGTCCGCCGCACTCTGCACAAGAACTTTCCAGCTGAAAAAGAAGCAATTGATAAATATCTGGAACAGATCAGAACTATTTTTGATTCCTCGTCATTTCTGAATTTCGATCTGGATTTCAGTCTGGAATCAGCAGCTCACGATGAGACAGAATCCCTGAAAAATTACCTTGATTCCATCACTGACAATCAGGAGCTAAAAGACCTGCTCAGCTGCCACGCCCTGCTCTACGGCACACCGCCGGAGCAAGCCATGCTCTCCACCCACGCTCTGGTAGCCGGATCATATTTCCGTTCTTCACACACCATTGAAGGCGGAGGTAAAGCACTTGTTGATGCTTACCAAAGGCAACTAAAAAAGCACGGGGTTGATATTTTTTGCGGCAAAAAAGCAGTACGCATCAATCACGATGATAATAAAAATTTCAAAAGTTTGTTTTTAGATGATGAGACTGAGCTGCGTGGCAAAATCTGCATCTGGTCCGCACACCCGGCAGCCATGCTGCGTTGCGTAGAAGAGGGAGTATTCCGCCCGATTTTCCGACGCAGGATCAATGAACTACAGGAAACCGTATCCGCGCTGATTCTCTTCGGAGTTGCCAAAAAGCCAATAGAAAGCCTGCAAGGGAGTAACATCTACCTCTGGCCGGAATCAGATTACACCGAAGTCCTTTCCGGCAAAACCGAAATGACCGACAATGCCATTTTTCTTTCCGCAGGGCAGACTCTTGGGAAAAAAGACGAACAAAGCGTCACCGCAATCATGCCCTACAGCTTTGCTGAATTCAGCAAGTGGCAGGATTCAAATCTGAAGACCAGACCGCAGGACTATCTTGATTTCAAGGCCAAAATCATGGCTGAATTTGAGAAGCAGG
This window encodes:
- a CDS encoding diguanylate cyclase translates to MGINTGNFKNLGNSYEEGSNAALLSAIARSAEELTSGKGWPDGVNDLLAALGRATGVSRVWIFQTIAVTDTHITQNYTFEWAAAPRYKQLGMPMFSMFTNKIERPEYRETIQSRLRGEWQKIVTNQLQPGWLRDSQEIQKIKSMLTIPVMVENQWWGTLGFDDCERAYDWSDVEIALLKTAGYLISNAVLRDRLSAKRRQFSILKQLTDSSVWEFDFKTGQIWCSPELLHSVPVPTENIRFSLHQALHMIHPEDRRPLLFSVRKYLEGNRQKVFRFDMRLFTDCGDLRWVELIGNTRSNEDGKPEQLAGILIDIRKRKREEERLREEAVTDPLTGVTNRRLFEHRLQEFIDYSINEGTIFTLLFFDIDHFKKLNDSYGHQAGDQGLRHIVGICESQLRRNDLLARIGGDEFALLLPATNQDTAVTIGKRLIRAVESTPFKFEANTHHMTISIGLACNEDRLTTPAQLIEIADAALYEAKQNGRNRLATLTGCIIR
- the fabG gene encoding 3-oxoacyl-ACP reductase FabG produces the protein MSQIALITGASKGIGAAIALQLAEDGYDIWLNYRSDDAGAEKTAAAIREMDRECTLLKFDVTDEEEVENALSPLLQAEVPYIVVNNAGFARDSIMMMMSSDDWNKVLQVHLSGFFNVTKPVVSRMLRKRTGRIINIASTSGETGVAGQTNYSAAKAGLIGATRSLAVEVAKRNILVNAVTPGFIETDMVAELPVDQIKQQIPLKRLGTPEEVAGVVSFLCSDKAGYITGQTIAVNGGIHT
- a CDS encoding NAD(P)/FAD-dependent oxidoreductase translates to MHNYDQIVVGAGISGMTSALLLAKQGYKVALAEAFPLPGPTVRGFSRQGIHFETGIHLIGGMGDSDPLDIYFKHLGIGDDLVKIPFKQGGCDCFRFEKSERKICLPYGYERVRRTLHKNFPAEKEAIDKYLEQIRTIFDSSSFLNFDLDFSLESAAHDETESLKNYLDSITDNQELKDLLSCHALLYGTPPEQAMLSTHALVAGSYFRSSHTIEGGGKALVDAYQRQLKKHGVDIFCGKKAVRINHDDNKNFKSLFLDDETELRGKICIWSAHPAAMLRCVEEGVFRPIFRRRINELQETVSALILFGVAKKPIESLQGSNIYLWPESDYTEVLSGKTEMTDNAIFLSAGQTLGKKDEQSVTAIMPYSFAEFSKWQDSNLKTRPQDYLDFKAKIMAEFEKQVFSRCPELRRQVEFIDSATPLTLRDYCQSPFGSMYGAAHTISQYNPLPATKIKGLLLAGQSIIAPGVMGAVVSAYLTCGFICGHEKIHEELRCIYNA
- a CDS encoding beta-ketoacyl synthase gives rise to the protein MAITGIGAISVLGSDLETIADALRNGRSGIEVDEERIKLGFESPLTGVIKDFNPKKWLGRKQRKTMPDFAVQAYAAAKQALAQSGLAEENLHNDESGLIFGCDSSCIAALEQVELLKERGETALIGSGAVFRSMTSCVTMNLNTIFKTRGAAWTISSACSSGGHAVGQAAGLIAMGQQERIICGGAQELNWQSMCSFDGLGAFSAKTENPAQASRPFDKERDGLVPSGGAAAIMLERYDLAEKRGAEILGTVSGYGFSSDGEHISVPGREGLARAGSKAIKQAGLTPADIDYICAHATATPAGDGAEAANIKTLFGESCPRISSTKSMTGHELWMSGASQVVYTTLMNHYGFTAPNINFSGGDEETAGLNILAQTDSTPPQKALLNSAGFGGTNSCLVLEF